Proteins encoded together in one Cicer arietinum cultivar CDC Frontier isolate Library 1 chromosome 4, Cicar.CDCFrontier_v2.0, whole genome shotgun sequence window:
- the LOC101493412 gene encoding E3 ubiquitin-protein ligase SP1-like encodes MKSYIQMLGVKRIEWLLPVGTSLTVAGEATKDDIGIIRIQQLPEGPFYVARKTINEHISKSTNCARWCKYASVGLTVFGALQ; translated from the exons ATGAAATCATATATTCAGATGCTTGGAGTTAAGAGAATTGAATGGTTACTTCCGGTTGGAACTTCCTTGACTGTTGCTGGTGAG GCCACTAAAGATGATATCGGGATTATTCGAATTCAGCAACTTCCTGAAGGGCCATTTTATGTCGCTCGCAAAACCATCAATGAACACATTTCAAAATCCACGAATTGTGCAAG GTGGTGTAAGTATGCTTCTGTGGGCCTGACAGTGTTTGGTGCGTTGCAGTGA
- the LOC101507390 gene encoding E3 ubiquitin-protein ligase SP1, which produces MAMVPWRGISCCLSAAALYLLGRASGRDVEILKSANRVNQLRELAQLLDEEILPMVVAISGRVGCETPINCEFSGLRGVIVEETAEQHFLKHNDAGSWIQDSALMLSMSKEVPWYLDDGTDRVRVVGARGATGFVLPVGSEAFEESGRSLVRGTLDYLQGLKMLGVKRIERVLPVGTSLTVVGEAARDDVGTVRVQRPSKGPFYVSPKTIDELIANLGKWARWYKCASLGLTVLGAYLIANHAIRYILEKRRRSELQKRVLAAAAKRSGQDNGGEKADSLSDGAKRERAMPDLCVICLEQEYNSVFVPCGHMCCCTACSSHLTSCPLCRRQIEKAVKTFRH; this is translated from the exons ATGGCGATGGTTCCTTGGCGTGGCATCAGTTGCTGTTTGAGTGCTGCTGCTCTTTACCTTCTCGGTAGAGCCAGCGGAAG GGATGTTGAAATTCTTAAATCCGCTAACCGGGTCAATCAGCTGAGGGAGCTTG CACAACTGTTGGATGAGGAAATATTACCCATGGTTGTTGCAATTTCCGGAAGAGTTGGTTGTGAAACCCCAATTAACTGCGAGTTCAGTGGTTTAAGAGGTGTAATAGTTGAAGAAACA GCAGAGCaacattttctcaaacacaatGATGCTGGTTCCTGGATACAAGATTCTGCATTAATGTTATCCATGAGTAAAGAGGTTCCTTGGTACCTG GATGATGGGACTGATCGTGTCCGTGTAGTTGGAGCTCGGGGTGCCACTGGTTTTGTATTACCTGTTGGGAGTGAGGCATTTGAAGAGTCGGGTCGATCACTTGTACGTGGAACATTGGATTATCTTCAAGGTCTAAAG ATGCTTGGAGTTAAGAGAATAGAAAGGGTACTTCCAGTTGGAACTTCCTTGACTGTTGTTGGTGAG GCTGCTAGAGATGATGTTGGAACTGTTCGAGTTCAGCGACCCTCGAAAGGGCCATTTTATGTCTCTCCCAAAACCATTGATGAACTCATTGCAAATCTTGGGAAATGGGCGAG GTGGTATAAGTGTGCTTCTCTGGGCTTGACAGTGTTAGGTGCTTATCTGATAGCTAATCATGCTATTCGGTACATCTTGGAAAAACGGCGTCGCAGTGAATTGCAAAAAAG GGTTCTCGCTGCAGCTGCTAAGAGATCGGGACAAGATAATGGAG GTGAAAAGGCTGACAGTTTATCAGATGGTGCTAAAAGGGAACGTGCGATGCCAGATTTGTGTGTAATTTGCCTTGAGCAGGAATACAATTCCGTTTTTGTTCC GTGTGGGCATATGTGTTGCTGTACAGCTTGCTCTTCGCACTTAACCAGTTGTCCTCTTTGCCGGAGACAGATAGAGAAGGCTGTAAAGACTTTCCGTCATTGA
- the LOC101507072 gene encoding uncharacterized protein: MENNNSSSSSSVCTKIRQAFTTNPAVRAIQRISSFNQEHKHVTNVSNSPSSTPPKTSSVKTKPHQKAQTETSSEAIPIKFHDSKPTYKENGNSSTVSSVAKGASTHVGNSERATKVSAQGELTQPQHVPPMQRKPTTKAVAQNGSNQQGQESVDINDTFREFIQRAKKKIRTVSNIGRDQNNNPAAAPDHDVHHAAAATGKNEDHFQDFIQRARKKIRATTTVGKTGSVRRN, encoded by the coding sequence ATGGAAAACAACAACAGTTCATCAAGCTCTTCTGTGTGCACCAAAATCCGTCAAGCCTTTACAACCAACCCTGCTGTCCGAGCCATCCAACGCATCTCGAGCTTCAATCAAGAACACAAACATGTCACCAATGTTTCAAACTCTCCATCATCAACCCCTCCTAAGACTAGTAGTGTCAAAACCAAACCACATCAGAAGGCTCAAACAGAAACATCATCAGAAGCAATCCCTATCAAGTTTCATGATTCAAAACCTACATACAAAGAGAATGGAAACTCATCAACAGTTTCAAGTGTAGCAAAGGGTGCTTCAACTCATGTTGGAAATTCAGAAAGAGCAACAAAAGTTTCTGCCCAGGGTGAACTAACTCAACCACAACATGTTCCTCCCATGCAAAGGAAACCAACAACAAAAGCAGTGGCACAAAATGGTAGTAATCAACAAGGTCAGGAATCAGTGGATATTAATGACACTTTCAGAGAGTTCATTCAACGAGCTAAGAAAAAAATCCGAACTGTGTCGAATATTGGTCGCGATCAGAACAACAACCCTGCAGCTGCACCAGATCATGATGTGCATCATGCTGCTGCTGCTACTGGCAAAAATGAAGACCATTTTCAGGACTTTATTCAACGAGCTAGGAAGAAGATTAGAGCAACAACCACTGTTGGAAAGACTGGTTCCGTGAGAAGAAATTAA
- the LOC101507698 gene encoding uncharacterized protein, with protein sequence MMQKLSLTPSHGFPSELVFQQELVMKGSQQLMPCLVPKPEIIKYQCPNLRLNSSAKSRMTPKEWFNSNRFVNVEFSALRPMVIDVQATCPSTVLSSFGIVDKYTEGDKILHCITSATAEAGIGGVRKDLLSDLMDLQLSGINMPQMPWPPLIYPNRTFNISKPLLDIFQDSALSSKITVHPDGQVTFMGTEIEMKDFLAVIAESYLSEHKHKGEKQSMLVPHFSRLNINEVAARSHTSTLEVHSTLTVPLKSHEKVKAKPSQKKNKKVARERDLFKKNYIHACESLLFLMADKRHHRETAILSLKKSGPELPELLTQFSTGIAGTGLAVLLSVMCKLACGRVPFCASKVFSTGLGFGLVWLSWGVNKLRDTIVNISKNSGKMRGLKDEEMIQKVDTSLKEVYFRAAALLVVAVLRLT encoded by the exons aTGATGCAGAAATTGAGTTTGACGCCTTCTCATGGATTTCCTTCAGAGCTTGTTTTTCAGCAAGAATTGGTCATGAAG GGTTCTCAACAATTGATGCCTTGTCTTGTACCAAAACctgaaattattaaatatcagtGTCCTAATCTGAGGTTAAATTCGTCTGCAAAATCAAGGATGACTCCTAAAGAGTGGTTCAATTCTAATCGGTTTGTCAATGTTGAATTTTCAGCTCTAAGGCCAATGGTTATTGATGTACAAG CAACTTGTCCAAGCACAGTACTTTCCAGCTTTGGCATTGTTGATAAATATACTGAGGGTGATAAAATTTTGCATTGCATCACATCTGCGACTGCTGAAGCAGGTATAGGTGGAGTTCGTAAAGATTTGTTGTCTGACTTGATGGATTTGCAATTGTCAGGCATTAATATGCCTCAAATGCCATGGCCACCTCTTATCTACCCAAATAGGACATTCAACATCTCGAAGCCTTTGCTTGATATTTTTCAAGATTCAGCCCTTAGTTCAAAAATTACAGTTCATCCAGATGGTCAAGTCACATTTATGGGTACAGAAATTGAGATGAAAGATTTTCTTGCAGTAATTGCTGAGTCATATTTATCAGAACACAAACATAAGGGTGAAAAACAGTCTATGCTTGTTCCACACTTCAGTAG GCTGAATATAAATGAAGTAGCGGCCAGAAGTCATACTTCCACATTGGAAGTTCACTCTACTCTGACTGTTCCTTTAAAAAGTCACGAGAAAGTCAAAGCCAAGCCGTCACAAAAAAAGAACAAGAAAGTAGCCAGGGAGAGGGATCTCTTCAAGAAGAACTACATTCATGCATGTGAGAGCCTTCTGTTCTTGATGGCTGATAAGAGGCATCATCGCGAAACGGCAATTCTTTCACTGAAGAAATCTGGCCCGGAGCTTCCTGAGCTTCTCACACAATTTTCTACTGGCATTGCTGGTACCGGCCTTGCTGTCCTGCTATCTGTGATGTGCAAGCTAGCTTGTGGAAGGGTTCCTTTTTGTGCGTCTAAGGTCTTCAGCACGGGTTTGGGTTTTGGGCTTGTTTGGCTTTCTTGGGGAGTAAATAAACTGAGGGATACAATTGTTAACATAAGCAAGAATTCTGGAAAGATGAGAGGATTGAAAGATGAGGAAATGATTCAAAAGGTTGATACAAGCCTAAAAGAAGTTTACTTTAGAGCTGCAGCATTGCTAGTAGTGGCAGTGCTAAGGCTCACTTAA